From a single Gimesia fumaroli genomic region:
- a CDS encoding sigma-70 family RNA polymerase sigma factor, whose protein sequence is MILLVETIPYVLFMTGDQVRISVLCKSLQYLILMTVLEHYIRYQQALLNHRTERHDIMSTSTSSSDQNSRGMFTSLLNQERLRIFGYVRALVPNNSDAEDVYQHVCLTLWNKFSEFDQERDFFSWACGIAYFTVCNFRRSVQRDRHFFNQELIETMSMERMQHLGNHNIRLEFLRDCFDRLGSDDQELLLQATFEKQSIKDFAEKAGKTVQTLYNRLSALRRELAQCIMRKLKSEGKS, encoded by the coding sequence GTGATTTTATTGGTCGAAACGATCCCTTATGTATTGTTTATGACAGGAGATCAGGTCAGGATATCCGTTCTTTGTAAAAGTTTGCAATATTTAATTTTAATGACAGTTTTAGAGCATTATATTAGATACCAGCAGGCTTTGCTGAATCATCGAACGGAGCGCCACGACATTATGTCGACATCCACCTCTTCTTCTGATCAAAATTCCAGAGGGATGTTTACGTCGTTATTGAACCAGGAACGATTACGGATATTCGGATATGTCCGTGCACTTGTTCCCAACAATTCCGATGCGGAAGACGTATACCAACATGTGTGCCTGACACTATGGAATAAATTTAGCGAGTTTGATCAAGAGCGAGATTTTTTTTCCTGGGCTTGCGGAATTGCTTATTTCACGGTTTGCAACTTTCGCAGAAGCGTTCAACGTGACCGACACTTTTTCAACCAGGAGTTAATAGAAACCATGTCTATGGAGCGGATGCAGCATCTGGGCAATCATAATATTCGACTTGAGTTCCTGCGAGACTGTTTCGACCGCCTGGGCTCAGACGACCAGGAATTACTTTTGCAGGCAACCTTTGAAAAACAATCAATCAAAGACTTCGCAGAAAAAGCAGGGAAAACCGTCCAGACACTTTATAACCGTCTGAGTGCTCTAAGGCGTGAGTTAGCGCAATGCATTATGCGCAAACTGAAGAGTGAGGGGAAATCATGA
- a CDS encoding aminotransferase class III-fold pyridoxal phosphate-dependent enzyme — MQQNATSDLELFDHQLKQFVPPDSFDAHAHLYRHDPAITGLPEIAENEQGDSGWREYCQNLELWMGNRRPSAGLFFAIPKLNLNRPAANQFLLNELKDQPDSRALLLVTPQDNPDEIEAQIEAGGYVGFKVYHIFADREETFQAEPQEYIPEWIWEIANQRGFAIMLHIVRPRAIADPVNQSYIQQHCRQYPQAKLILAHAARGFCGNHTVEGIASLRSLDNVFFDTSAVCEPQAFEAILREFGTSRLMFGTDFSVSEFKGRCVSIGDGFLWLGEQNVDWKTSTFASPIRVGLESLLALKQACHTMRFIDADIERIFCHNARTLLEINTQAETNLTQETYRRAKQLIPGGTQLLSKRPEMFAPDCWPAYYREANGCEVIDLDGKVYHDLATSGIGSCLLGYRDPDVTDAVIRRVQLGSMSSLNSPEEVELAELLTSLHPWSDQARFCRTGGESMSIAVRIARAHTGRDEIALCGYHGWSDWYLATNLPRKSTDGTSLDKHLLPGLEPAGVPLGLSETTHPFTYNDIDGLRQIIKQRGSHLAAIVMEPTRYIHPDPGFLEAVRELCDECGAVLVIDEITTGWRLALGGAHLHYGIKPDIAVFAKALGNGHPVAAIIGNRSVMDAAETSFISSTYWTEGVGPTAALATIKKMQSVNVREHIQRIGEAFRAGWLELGQKHDLPVKAVGHSVLLHHQFDHPQAAELGTLFTIRMLEHGFLTGSGFYPTLAHEQKHIDAYFNAANYVFAELADALKKDDLSALLKTPVRHSGFARLTPSPKS; from the coding sequence ATGCAGCAGAATGCCACCAGTGATTTGGAACTGTTTGATCACCAGTTAAAACAGTTTGTTCCTCCAGACAGCTTTGATGCACACGCTCATCTTTATCGGCATGACCCTGCAATCACCGGCCTGCCTGAAATCGCAGAAAATGAACAAGGCGATTCCGGATGGCGCGAATATTGTCAGAACCTGGAACTCTGGATGGGAAACCGGCGCCCTTCTGCCGGGTTGTTCTTCGCGATCCCCAAATTAAATCTCAATCGCCCCGCCGCCAATCAATTTCTTCTCAACGAACTCAAAGACCAGCCCGATTCGCGAGCGCTCCTGCTTGTCACTCCTCAGGATAACCCAGATGAAATCGAAGCACAGATCGAAGCCGGCGGCTATGTCGGCTTTAAGGTCTATCATATCTTTGCAGACAGAGAAGAAACGTTTCAGGCAGAACCTCAGGAATATATTCCGGAATGGATTTGGGAAATCGCGAATCAACGTGGTTTTGCAATCATGCTGCATATCGTCCGTCCGCGAGCAATCGCCGATCCGGTCAATCAGTCTTATATCCAACAACACTGCCGTCAATACCCCCAGGCGAAACTGATCCTCGCACACGCGGCTCGAGGCTTTTGTGGGAACCACACCGTTGAGGGAATTGCATCACTCAGAAGCCTGGATAATGTCTTCTTCGATACATCGGCCGTCTGCGAACCACAGGCCTTTGAAGCCATCCTGCGCGAATTCGGAACCAGCCGCCTGATGTTCGGAACCGACTTTTCCGTCAGCGAGTTCAAAGGGCGCTGCGTCAGTATCGGCGACGGCTTTCTCTGGCTCGGCGAACAAAACGTCGACTGGAAAACCTCTACCTTCGCTTCACCCATTCGCGTCGGTCTGGAATCACTGCTCGCACTCAAGCAGGCCTGCCATACTATGCGTTTCATTGATGCCGACATCGAGCGCATCTTCTGCCACAACGCCCGCACGTTATTAGAAATCAACACGCAAGCCGAAACGAATCTCACACAGGAAACATACCGCCGCGCGAAACAGCTCATCCCTGGCGGTACGCAGCTCTTAAGTAAACGCCCCGAGATGTTTGCCCCTGATTGCTGGCCCGCTTATTACCGTGAAGCAAATGGCTGCGAAGTCATTGACCTGGATGGAAAAGTCTATCACGATCTCGCCACCTCGGGCATCGGCTCCTGCCTGTTAGGATATCGCGATCCGGATGTCACCGACGCGGTCATCCGTCGCGTACAGTTGGGATCCATGAGCTCCCTGAATTCGCCTGAAGAAGTAGAACTGGCCGAACTATTAACGTCGCTACATCCCTGGTCCGACCAGGCCCGCTTTTGCCGAACCGGCGGAGAATCCATGTCGATCGCCGTCCGCATCGCTCGCGCCCACACGGGGCGCGATGAAATTGCATTATGCGGCTATCATGGCTGGAGCGACTGGTATCTGGCAACAAATCTGCCTCGCAAATCAACCGATGGAACGTCTCTGGATAAGCATTTACTGCCCGGCCTTGAACCAGCGGGAGTTCCACTCGGCCTTTCTGAAACCACCCACCCCTTTACGTACAATGACATTGATGGGCTGCGTCAAATCATCAAACAGCGCGGCTCTCACCTGGCGGCAATCGTCATGGAACCAACCCGCTATATTCATCCGGATCCCGGCTTCCTCGAAGCTGTCCGCGAGCTCTGTGACGAATGCGGGGCCGTACTGGTAATTGATGAAATCACCACCGGCTGGCGACTCGCTCTCGGTGGTGCCCACTTGCATTACGGTATTAAACCTGACATTGCCGTCTTCGCCAAAGCTTTGGGGAATGGTCATCCCGTCGCCGCCATTATCGGCAATCGATCCGTGATGGATGCAGCCGAAACCTCATTCATCTCCAGCACCTACTGGACCGAAGGCGTCGGCCCAACAGCCGCTCTGGCAACCATCAAAAAAATGCAATCCGTCAACGTCCGTGAACATATCCAACGGATTGGCGAAGCATTCCGCGCCGGTTGGCTGGAACTGGGCCAAAAACATGATCTACCTGTGAAAGCCGTCGGACACTCCGTGCTGCTCCATCATCAATTCGATCACCCGCAGGCCGCAGAGTTAGGCACACTGTTTACCATTCGCATGCTGGAGCACGGTTTTCTGACTGGTAGCGGCTTTTATCCCACACTCGCCCACGAACAAAAACATATTGATGCTTACTTCAACGCCGCCAACTATGTCTTTGCAGAACTCGCGGACGCTTTAAAGAAAGACGATCTCTCCGCACTCCTCAAAACACCCGTAAGACATTCCGGTTTCGCCCGGCTGACGCCCAGCCCCAAATCGTAG
- a CDS encoding SPFH domain-containing protein, whose product MTDEKIYNPMPGWFPLAMCLGGLVCGVVLFATGAINESGPVVILGVLLVPASFIGLFGCMAIAPNQARVLLLFGEYKGSVMQSGFFWVNPFFSKKKISLRIRNFETGAVTTPEQKDAAGNVILAKSRSTGKPSKVNDRDGNPVDISTVVVWRVVNTAEAMFEVDDFEDFVAVQSEAALRNLASRHPYDSEDHEISLRGNTTEVCDQLKVDIQERLDKAGVEVIEARISHLAYSPEIAAAMLQRQQAQAVVAARTKIVEGAVGMVEMALDHLAERNVVELDKNYRAGLVSNLLVVLCSDRHTQPVVNTGSSQS is encoded by the coding sequence ATGACAGACGAGAAAATCTATAATCCAATGCCGGGTTGGTTTCCCCTGGCGATGTGTCTGGGGGGCTTGGTGTGTGGGGTCGTCCTGTTTGCGACAGGGGCGATCAATGAAAGTGGCCCCGTGGTTATTTTGGGAGTGCTTCTGGTTCCCGCCAGTTTCATCGGCCTGTTTGGCTGCATGGCGATTGCTCCGAATCAGGCGCGGGTGCTCTTGTTGTTTGGTGAGTACAAGGGTTCGGTAATGCAATCCGGTTTTTTCTGGGTGAATCCTTTCTTCTCCAAAAAGAAAATTTCATTACGTATTCGTAATTTTGAAACCGGGGCGGTGACCACACCCGAACAGAAGGACGCGGCAGGAAATGTAATTCTTGCGAAAAGCCGTTCGACAGGTAAGCCCTCCAAGGTGAATGACCGTGATGGGAATCCGGTTGATATTTCCACGGTCGTTGTCTGGCGTGTGGTGAATACGGCTGAAGCGATGTTCGAAGTGGATGACTTTGAAGATTTTGTCGCCGTTCAAAGTGAAGCCGCGCTGCGAAATCTTGCCAGCCGTCATCCTTATGACAGCGAAGATCATGAAATCTCGTTACGCGGCAATACTACGGAAGTCTGTGATCAGTTGAAGGTTGATATTCAGGAACGCCTGGATAAAGCGGGCGTGGAAGTAATTGAAGCGCGGATCAGTCATCTGGCCTACTCGCCGGAAATCGCGGCTGCGATGTTACAGCGACAACAGGCACAGGCGGTCGTCGCGGCCCGGACGAAAATCGTAGAGGGAGCGGTCGGGATGGTGGAAATGGCGCTGGATCATCTGGCGGAACGAAATGTGGTCGAACTGGATAAAAATTATCGGGCAGGCCTGGTTTCCAATTTACTGGTCGTGTTGTGTAGCGACCGGCATACGCAACCCGTGGTGAACACGGGAAGTTCACAAAGTTAA